A single window of Methanothermobacter marburgensis str. Marburg DNA harbors:
- a CDS encoding CBS domain-containing protein, which yields MLTSVQKEILQTLINLYRNSNGKSIKGEEIAAIMNRNPGTIRNQMQSLRSLGLVKGVPGPRGGYKPTIKAYHQLNISSTGRETAVPIYRGGERIDDLSVAKIEFTSIPDPGECEAAIKLVGSIRKLDLGDRVRIGPTPVNKLIVDGVVVGRDDMDNIILLDTTAIRSIPKRTVEEVATHELVTLTHDISVKDAAVKLSSLGIEGAPIVEDDEVKGIVTLSDITASIAEGTENLPVSEIMSKNIITVKPEMMISDAIEIMNKHNIGRLIVTDSEGKLLGIITRTDILDSIAGLD from the coding sequence ATGCTTACCTCTGTTCAGAAAGAAATACTCCAGACACTCATCAACCTCTACAGGAATTCAAACGGCAAATCCATTAAGGGTGAGGAGATAGCAGCCATAATGAACCGCAATCCGGGCACAATAAGGAACCAGATGCAGTCTCTTCGAAGCCTGGGACTTGTGAAGGGTGTTCCCGGACCTCGCGGGGGATACAAGCCAACCATAAAGGCCTACCATCAGCTGAACATATCATCAACCGGAAGGGAAACTGCCGTCCCCATCTACAGGGGCGGTGAGAGAATCGATGACCTTTCAGTTGCAAAGATAGAGTTCACAAGCATTCCCGACCCTGGGGAGTGTGAGGCCGCAATAAAACTGGTTGGCAGCATAAGAAAACTTGATCTGGGCGATAGGGTGCGCATAGGCCCAACTCCGGTTAACAAGCTCATTGTTGACGGGGTTGTAGTGGGAAGGGATGATATGGACAACATAATCCTCCTGGACACCACCGCCATAAGAAGCATACCCAAGAGGACGGTTGAGGAGGTTGCAACCCATGAACTTGTGACACTCACCCATGATATCAGTGTGAAGGATGCCGCGGTTAAACTATCATCACTGGGAATCGAGGGGGCCCCGATAGTGGAGGATGATGAGGTGAAGGGCATAGTTACCCTCAGTGACATAACAGCATCCATAGCAGAGGGTACCGAGAACCTGCCTGTTTCAGAGATCATGTCAAAGAATATAATAACGGTTAAACCTGAAATGATGATCTCTGATGCAATAGAAATCATGAACAAACACAATATAGGGAGACTGATCGTTACAGACAGTGAGGGTAAACTTTTGGGCATAATAACCCGTACAGATATCCTTGACAGCATAGCGGGTCTTGATTGA
- a CDS encoding deoxyhypusine synthase has translation MNVNHMNIKPDMKAGDLIREMGRSGVLGAGRVHRAAGLLREMIDDSEMALFMSVAGPLVPGGMRRIIRDLIDQEVISALITSGANLTHDLLEAFGGAHYREYGFDDERLHEEGIGRIGDIYTRSEDFEVFEARMQDIFSSIFKSKPHISIQELIYEIGGHLKDEMSIIRTAHMRGVPIYAPGIIDSMLGLQLWMYTQDNRVCLDAVRDMHSLSDLVFSHERIGAVILGGGLPKHYTLASTLLRGGVDAAIQITMDRSETGSLSGAPLEEAKSWAKAQAGSNLVTVVGDATALFPLILSAALSDGIDGGLRSFHD, from the coding sequence TTGAATGTGAATCATATGAATATAAAACCCGACATGAAGGCAGGGGACCTTATAAGGGAGATGGGGCGGTCAGGGGTCCTTGGAGCAGGCAGGGTCCACAGGGCAGCAGGGCTGCTCCGTGAGATGATTGATGACAGTGAAATGGCATTATTCATGAGCGTGGCAGGACCACTGGTTCCCGGTGGGATGAGGAGGATAATAAGGGATCTCATAGATCAGGAAGTTATATCAGCACTCATAACAAGCGGGGCTAACCTTACACATGACCTCCTTGAGGCCTTTGGAGGGGCCCATTACCGGGAATACGGGTTCGATGATGAAAGGCTTCATGAGGAGGGGATAGGTCGTATAGGTGACATATACACAAGGTCCGAGGACTTTGAGGTCTTTGAAGCCAGGATGCAGGACATCTTTTCATCCATATTCAAATCAAAACCCCATATTTCAATTCAGGAGCTCATTTACGAAATAGGGGGGCATCTAAAGGATGAGATGTCCATCATAAGAACGGCCCACATGAGGGGTGTTCCCATCTATGCCCCGGGGATCATCGACAGCATGCTCGGCCTACAGCTCTGGATGTACACACAGGACAACAGGGTATGTCTAGATGCTGTGAGGGATATGCACAGCCTCTCTGACCTTGTATTCAGCCATGAGAGGATAGGGGCTGTTATACTTGGAGGGGGACTTCCAAAGCATTACACACTGGCATCCACACTCTTAAGGGGTGGTGTGGATGCTGCGATCCAGATAACCATGGATCGAAGTGAAACTGGAAGCCTCAGCGGCGCCCCCCTTGAGGAGGCCAAGTCGTGGGCCAAGGCACAGGCTGGTTCGAATCTTGTAACGGTGGTTGGGGATGCAACGGCCCTGTTTCCACTTATACTTTCAGCTGCACTCTCTGATGGGATTGATGGAGGTTTGAGGTCCTTTCATGATTGA